Proteins from a genomic interval of Caulobacter rhizosphaerae:
- a CDS encoding DUF1579 family protein, which translates to MMESLVEARSQLRRLVGIWDGAGKVHPNPFGPDGPTSGRWTFRMDPDDISLIGDYAEERPGGHRFHGHGVLTIDPERLDAIWFWFDTYGFPPIAPARGRWEGDQLILEKTTPRGVGRTLFRVDGDRLQHEASARLAGEETFRQISSMTLARISAAG; encoded by the coding sequence ATGATGGAATCGCTTGTCGAAGCGCGGAGCCAACTTCGCCGCCTGGTCGGGATCTGGGACGGCGCTGGCAAGGTCCATCCCAATCCGTTCGGGCCAGACGGCCCGACCTCAGGCCGTTGGACATTCAGGATGGATCCCGACGACATAAGCCTGATCGGCGACTACGCCGAGGAACGCCCCGGCGGGCATCGCTTTCATGGCCATGGCGTCCTGACGATCGACCCTGAGCGCCTGGATGCGATCTGGTTCTGGTTCGACACCTATGGATTCCCGCCCATCGCGCCGGCCCGCGGCAGGTGGGAGGGTGATCAGCTGATCCTGGAGAAGACCACCCCACGCGGCGTCGGCCGGACCCTGTTCAGGGTGGACGGTGACCGGCTCCAGCACGAGGCGTCTGCCCGACTGGCCGGCGAGGAGACCTTCCGCCAGATCTCCTCGATGACCCTCGCGCGGATCAGCGCGGCGGGATAG
- the ilvD gene encoding dihydroxy-acid dehydratase gives MTKKPDGTWDKSQLPSRHVTEGPARAPHRSYYYAMGLGTREIAQPFVGVASCWNEAAPCNTALMRQANAVAKGVKAAGGTPREFCTITVTDGIAMGHEGMRSSLVSRDVIADSVELTMRGHGYDALVGVAGCDKSLPGMMMAMLRLNVPSVFLYGGSILPGRFQGRDITVMDVFEGVGAHAAGTMDAKTLCELEQHACPSDGACGGQFTANTMACVSEAIGLALPLSSALPAPYLDRDQYAVASGEAVMRLIEQNIRPRDICTRKAFENAAVVVAATGGSTNGALHLPAMAHECGIEFTLKDVAEIAARTPYIADLKPGGRYVAKDMGEAGGVPMLLRTLLDAGLLHGDCMTVTGKTLAENLADVVWRDDQDVIRPVSNPLSPTGGVVGLWGSLAPDGGIVKVAGLKHQVHRGPARVFDGEAACFEAVSNRDYKEGDVLVIRYEGPKGGPGMREMLSTTAAIYGQGVENIALITDGRFSGATRGLCIGHVGPEAAVGGPIALVKDGDIISIDAIQGTIDLEVDPIELENRRRHWQPRGHDYNSGAIWKFAQLVGPAYLGATTHPGAAKETHVYADI, from the coding sequence ATGACCAAGAAACCCGACGGCACGTGGGACAAGTCGCAACTCCCCAGCCGGCATGTAACCGAAGGGCCGGCCCGCGCGCCGCACCGCTCGTATTACTACGCCATGGGCCTTGGCACCCGCGAGATCGCCCAACCGTTCGTGGGCGTGGCCTCGTGCTGGAACGAAGCGGCCCCCTGCAACACCGCCCTGATGCGCCAGGCCAACGCCGTGGCCAAGGGCGTCAAGGCGGCCGGCGGCACCCCGCGCGAGTTCTGCACCATCACCGTGACCGACGGCATCGCCATGGGCCACGAGGGCATGCGCAGCTCGCTGGTCAGCCGCGACGTGATCGCCGACTCCGTCGAACTGACCATGCGCGGCCACGGCTATGACGCCCTGGTCGGCGTCGCCGGCTGCGACAAGAGCCTGCCGGGCATGATGATGGCCATGCTGCGTCTGAACGTGCCCTCGGTGTTCCTGTACGGCGGCTCGATTCTGCCCGGCCGCTTCCAGGGCCGCGACATCACCGTGATGGACGTGTTCGAGGGCGTCGGCGCCCACGCGGCCGGGACCATGGACGCTAAGACCCTGTGCGAGCTGGAGCAGCACGCCTGTCCGTCGGACGGGGCCTGCGGCGGCCAGTTCACCGCCAACACCATGGCCTGCGTGTCCGAGGCCATCGGCCTGGCCTTGCCGCTGTCGTCGGCCCTGCCGGCCCCGTACCTGGACCGCGACCAGTACGCCGTGGCCTCGGGCGAGGCGGTGATGCGGCTGATCGAGCAGAACATCCGTCCGCGCGACATCTGCACCCGCAAGGCGTTCGAGAACGCCGCCGTGGTCGTCGCCGCGACCGGCGGCTCGACCAACGGCGCCCTGCACCTGCCGGCCATGGCCCACGAGTGCGGCATCGAGTTCACCCTCAAGGACGTGGCCGAGATCGCCGCCCGCACGCCCTATATCGCTGACCTCAAGCCCGGCGGCCGCTACGTGGCCAAGGACATGGGCGAGGCCGGCGGCGTGCCGATGCTGCTGCGCACCCTGCTGGACGCCGGCCTGCTGCACGGCGACTGCATGACCGTGACCGGCAAGACCCTGGCCGAGAACCTGGCCGACGTGGTCTGGCGCGACGACCAGGACGTTATCCGCCCGGTCTCCAACCCGCTGTCGCCGACCGGCGGCGTGGTCGGCCTGTGGGGCTCGCTGGCCCCCGACGGCGGCATCGTCAAGGTGGCCGGCCTCAAGCACCAGGTGCACCGCGGCCCGGCCCGGGTGTTCGACGGCGAGGCGGCCTGCTTCGAGGCGGTGTCGAACCGAGACTACAAGGAAGGCGACGTCCTGGTCATCCGCTACGAAGGCCCCAAGGGCGGACCGGGCATGCGCGAGATGCTGTCGACCACCGCCGCCATCTACGGCCAGGGCGTGGAGAACATCGCCCTGATCACCGACGGCCGCTTCTCGGGCGCCACGCGCGGCCTGTGCATCGGCCACGTGGGTCCGGAAGCCGCCGTGGGCGGGCCGATCGCCCTGGTCAAGGACGGCGACATCATCAGCATCGACGCAATTCAGGGGACGATCGACCTGGAGGTCGACCCGATCGAGCTGGAAAACCGCCGCCGGCACTGGCAGCCGCGCGGGCACGACTACAACAGCGGCGCGATCTGGAAGTTCGCCCAGTTGGTGGGACCGGCCTATTTGGGCGCGACCACCCATCCGGGCGCGGCGAAGGAAACCCACGTCTACGCGGATATCTGA
- a CDS encoding GH39 family glycosyl hydrolase, which translates to MTPTLTRTLLRSAILASAMASLLAGSALAQGKPAVRHIAVDAKAPTTPRDHFYDLSVGSDYPGTLLRDDSLGQLKIARDELGFRYVRFHAIFHDVLGTYRVVDGKPVYDWTKIDQLYDRLLKMGVKPFVELGFTPDAMKTSEQTVFYWKGNTSHPDPKQWAALVDAFVRHCQQRYGEAEVRSWYFEVWNEPNLDGFWEKADQKAYFELYDNTARTIKAIDPALKVGGPSTAGAAWTPEFLSHVQASGAGVDFVTTHTYGVDGGFLDEKGQQDTKLSPSPDAIVGDVRRVRKEIEASFKPGLPLYFTEWSTSYTPRDPVHDSYVSAPYILSKLKASEGLLQGMSYWTYSDLFEEPGAPTAPFEGGFGLMNPQGIRKPAWFAYKYLNQLGDKAVKVADAESWVTTDKGGVQALVWAFRQPVQTVSNRPYYTKVQPTHDIEPVSLDLKGLKPGRYDVQIFRTGFKANDAHTAYLELGSPKTLTDQQVRDLNALTVDKPETRALTVGKSGAASVAVTMRANDVVLVKVAPK; encoded by the coding sequence ATGACCCCCACCCTCACCAGGACCTTGCTCCGCAGCGCGATCCTGGCCTCGGCCATGGCCAGCCTTTTGGCGGGATCCGCCCTGGCCCAGGGCAAGCCGGCCGTCCGCCACATCGCCGTCGACGCCAAGGCCCCGACCACGCCGCGCGACCACTTCTACGACCTGTCGGTCGGCTCGGACTATCCCGGCACCCTGCTGCGCGACGACAGCCTGGGCCAGTTGAAGATCGCCCGCGACGAGCTCGGGTTCCGCTATGTCCGCTTCCACGCCATCTTCCACGACGTGCTGGGCACCTATCGCGTCGTCGACGGCAAGCCGGTCTATGACTGGACCAAGATCGACCAGCTGTACGACCGCCTGCTGAAGATGGGCGTCAAGCCGTTCGTCGAGCTGGGCTTCACCCCCGACGCGATGAAGACCTCGGAACAGACGGTCTTCTACTGGAAAGGCAATACCTCGCATCCCGATCCCAAGCAGTGGGCGGCCCTGGTCGACGCTTTCGTGCGACACTGCCAGCAGCGCTACGGCGAGGCCGAGGTGCGGTCCTGGTATTTCGAGGTCTGGAACGAGCCCAACCTGGACGGCTTCTGGGAAAAGGCCGACCAGAAGGCCTATTTCGAGCTCTATGACAACACCGCCCGGACCATCAAGGCGATCGACCCGGCCCTGAAGGTCGGCGGCCCCTCGACCGCCGGCGCGGCCTGGACGCCCGAATTCCTGAGCCACGTCCAGGCCTCGGGCGCGGGAGTCGACTTCGTCACCACCCACACCTACGGCGTCGACGGTGGCTTCCTGGACGAGAAGGGCCAGCAGGACACCAAGCTGTCGCCCTCGCCGGACGCCATCGTCGGCGACGTGCGCCGGGTGCGAAAGGAGATCGAGGCTTCGTTCAAGCCCGGCCTTCCGCTCTATTTCACTGAATGGAGCACCAGCTATACGCCGCGCGACCCGGTGCACGATTCCTATGTCAGCGCGCCCTACATCCTGTCCAAACTGAAGGCCAGCGAAGGCCTGCTGCAGGGCATGAGTTACTGGACCTACAGCGATCTGTTCGAGGAGCCGGGCGCGCCCACCGCGCCGTTCGAGGGCGGCTTTGGCCTGATGAACCCGCAAGGGATCCGCAAGCCGGCCTGGTTCGCCTACAAGTACCTGAACCAGCTGGGCGACAAGGCCGTCAAGGTCGCCGACGCGGAAAGCTGGGTCACCACGGACAAGGGGGGCGTCCAAGCCCTGGTCTGGGCCTTCCGCCAGCCCGTGCAGACGGTCAGCAACCGCCCCTACTACACCAAGGTCCAGCCCACCCATGACATCGAGCCGGTCAGCCTCGACCTGAAGGGCCTCAAGCCCGGCCGCTACGACGTCCAGATCTTCCGCACCGGCTTCAAGGCCAACGACGCCCACACGGCCTATCTGGAACTGGGCTCGCCCAAGACGCTGACCGACCAGCAGGTACGGGACCTGAACGCCCTGACCGTGGACAAGCCCGAGACCCGGGCCCTGACCGTCGGCAAATCGGGCGCGGCCAGCGTAGCGGTGACGATGCGGGCCAACGACGTGGTGCTGGTCAAGGTGGCGCCGAAATAG
- a CDS encoding alkene reductase produces MPTLFDPLRLGDLELPNRVVMAPLTRLRAGPTQIPNALMADYYAQRASAGLLITEGVPVTPQGVGYQGVPGIWSQAQVEGWKQVTKAVHDKGGRIFMQIWHVGRVSDPSFHGGELPVGPSAIAAKGHVSLLRPERPYPTPRPLTTDEVVGVVEAFRKGAENAKAAGFDGVEIHGANGYLIDQFLQDGSNQRTDRYGGSIENRARLMLEVADAAASVFGPGRVGMHLAPRADSHSMGDSNLAATFGYVAKELGQRGIAFLCAREYDGPDSLAADLKKAFGGVYIVNEKFTAATAQAALDAGKADAVAFGKVYIANPDLVERLRVGAPLNDPDPSTFYGGDGRGYTDYPALRTPVPAAAE; encoded by the coding sequence ATGCCCACTCTGTTCGATCCGCTTCGTCTTGGCGATCTTGAGCTGCCCAACCGCGTCGTCATGGCGCCGCTGACCCGCCTGCGGGCCGGGCCCACCCAGATCCCCAACGCCCTGATGGCCGACTACTACGCCCAGCGGGCCTCGGCCGGCCTGCTGATCACCGAAGGCGTACCGGTCACGCCGCAGGGCGTCGGCTACCAGGGCGTGCCGGGCATCTGGTCCCAGGCGCAGGTCGAAGGCTGGAAGCAGGTCACCAAGGCCGTGCACGACAAGGGCGGCCGCATCTTCATGCAGATCTGGCACGTGGGCCGGGTGTCCGATCCGTCGTTCCACGGCGGCGAGCTTCCGGTCGGCCCCAGCGCCATCGCGGCCAAGGGCCATGTCAGCCTGCTGCGTCCTGAACGCCCCTACCCCACGCCCCGCCCCCTGACGACCGACGAGGTGGTCGGCGTGGTCGAGGCCTTCCGCAAGGGGGCCGAAAACGCCAAGGCCGCCGGCTTCGACGGGGTCGAGATCCACGGCGCCAACGGTTACCTGATCGACCAGTTCCTGCAGGACGGCTCCAACCAGCGGACCGACCGCTACGGCGGCTCGATCGAGAACCGCGCCCGGCTGATGCTGGAGGTCGCCGACGCCGCCGCCTCGGTGTTCGGCCCGGGCCGGGTCGGCATGCACCTGGCGCCGCGCGCCGACAGCCACTCCATGGGCGACAGTAACCTGGCCGCCACCTTCGGCTACGTGGCCAAGGAACTGGGCCAGCGCGGCATCGCCTTCCTGTGCGCCCGCGAATATGACGGCCCCGACAGCCTGGCCGCCGACCTGAAGAAGGCGTTCGGCGGCGTCTACATCGTCAACGAGAAGTTCACCGCCGCCACCGCCCAGGCGGCCCTGGACGCCGGAAAGGCCGACGCCGTGGCGTTCGGCAAGGTCTATATCGCCAATCCAGACCTGGTGGAGCGCCTGCGCGTCGGCGCGCCGCTGAACGATCCGGATCCGTCGACCTTCTACGGCGGCGACGGTCGCGGCTATACCGATTATCCCGCCTTGAGGACGCCCGTCCCGGCCGCGGCCGAATAG
- a CDS encoding VOC family protein: MRYLHTMVRVKDLDASLRFYCQGLGLTEMYRTENERGRFTLVFLAAPEDVELARERKAPLVELTYNWDPEDYQGGRNFGHLAYRVDDIYETCQRLMDMGVTINRPPRDGHMAFVRSPDNISVELLQDGSLEPAEPWVSMPNTGAW; this comes from the coding sequence ATGCGCTATCTGCACACCATGGTCCGCGTGAAGGACCTCGACGCCTCGCTGCGGTTCTATTGCCAAGGCCTGGGCCTGACCGAGATGTACCGGACGGAGAACGAGAGGGGCCGCTTCACCCTGGTGTTCCTGGCCGCGCCGGAGGATGTGGAGCTGGCTCGGGAGCGCAAGGCGCCGCTGGTCGAGCTGACCTACAACTGGGATCCCGAAGACTACCAGGGCGGGCGCAATTTCGGCCATCTGGCTTACCGGGTCGACGACATCTACGAAACCTGCCAGCGGCTGATGGACATGGGCGTGACGATCAACCGCCCGCCGCGCGACGGCCACATGGCCTTCGTCCGTTCGCCAGACAACATTTCGGTCGAGCTGCTGCAGGACGGCAGCCTGGAACCGGCCGAGCCATGGGTTTCGATGCCCAACACGGGGGCTTGGTAA
- a CDS encoding ABCB family ABC transporter ATP-binding protein/permease, producing the protein MRGMASRSGAVAGAVAPPEVKANGWKALADLFSLVMRSKAPGLRWRVTLALVFTFAGKFLGVIAPLLLGKAVNALSAGQGAAVQVGLTFAALAGGWALIRFIAAVAPQARDAVFTPVAQAAQTRAAVETFAHALSLSIDFHQTKRTGSLSRVIDRGARSMDFLLRGLVFNIAPTAVELVMAAIVLAKAYDWRFALTAVVTVVIYGVVTFAISDWRIGHRRVMNEADAEAAGRAVDALLNYETVKAFGAEERAVGGYDAALTAYGAANIKATNSLTLLNSVQSAVMSLGLGVMAILAGAEAAAGRIGPGDVTAAVLILVNLYGPLNILGFAYREIRQSFIDMEAMLDLRRAQPDVADAADAVDLPPPADRRGGAVAFEGVSFRHGARSEGLQAVTFAALPGTTVAIVGPSGAGKTTLVRLALRMIDPQAGRVTLDGHDLKALKQASLRRAVALVPQDVALFNDTLMANIAFARPDASEVDVWAAAEAAELGEFIRNLPEGMETKVGERGLKLSGGERQRVGIARALLADPRVLILDEATSALDSRTEAAIQATLRKARAGRTTLVVAHRLSTIADADEIIVLRRGKVVERGAHAALLEAGGEYAALWRRQTREKPVEAGAVVD; encoded by the coding sequence ATGAGGGGCATGGCGTCGCGATCCGGAGCCGTGGCTGGCGCGGTGGCGCCTCCTGAGGTCAAGGCCAACGGCTGGAAAGCCCTGGCCGACCTGTTCAGCCTGGTGATGCGTTCCAAGGCGCCCGGACTGCGCTGGCGCGTCACCCTGGCCCTGGTCTTCACCTTCGCCGGCAAGTTCCTGGGCGTGATCGCGCCCCTGCTGCTGGGCAAGGCGGTCAATGCGCTGAGCGCCGGGCAGGGGGCGGCGGTGCAGGTCGGCCTGACCTTCGCCGCCCTGGCCGGCGGCTGGGCGCTGATCCGCTTCATCGCCGCCGTCGCGCCCCAGGCGCGCGACGCCGTGTTCACGCCCGTCGCCCAGGCGGCCCAGACCCGCGCGGCCGTCGAGACCTTTGCCCACGCCCTGTCGCTGTCGATCGACTTCCACCAGACCAAGCGCACGGGCTCGCTGTCCCGGGTGATCGACCGGGGCGCGCGGTCGATGGATTTCCTGCTGCGCGGCCTGGTGTTCAACATCGCGCCGACGGCGGTCGAGCTGGTCATGGCCGCCATCGTGCTGGCCAAGGCCTATGACTGGCGCTTCGCCCTGACGGCGGTGGTCACCGTCGTGATCTATGGCGTGGTGACCTTCGCCATCTCGGATTGGCGGATCGGCCATCGGCGGGTGATGAACGAGGCCGACGCCGAAGCCGCCGGGCGGGCTGTCGACGCGCTGCTGAACTACGAGACGGTCAAGGCCTTCGGGGCCGAGGAGCGGGCGGTCGGCGGCTACGACGCCGCCCTGACGGCCTATGGCGCGGCCAATATCAAGGCGACCAACTCCCTGACCCTGCTCAACAGCGTGCAGTCGGCGGTGATGAGCCTGGGGCTGGGCGTGATGGCGATCCTGGCCGGGGCCGAGGCGGCCGCGGGCCGGATCGGCCCTGGCGACGTCACCGCCGCCGTGCTGATCCTGGTCAACCTGTACGGTCCGCTGAACATCCTGGGCTTCGCCTATCGCGAGATCCGCCAGTCGTTCATCGACATGGAGGCCATGCTCGACCTGCGCCGGGCCCAGCCGGACGTGGCCGACGCCGCCGACGCCGTCGACCTGCCGCCGCCCGCCGACCGGCGGGGCGGGGCGGTGGCCTTCGAGGGCGTGTCGTTCCGCCACGGCGCGCGGTCGGAAGGCCTGCAGGCCGTGACGTTCGCCGCCCTGCCGGGGACCACCGTCGCCATCGTCGGCCCCTCGGGCGCGGGCAAGACCACCCTGGTGCGTCTGGCCCTGCGGATGATCGACCCCCAGGCTGGCCGGGTCACCCTGGACGGCCACGACCTGAAGGCGCTGAAACAAGCCTCGCTGCGCCGGGCCGTCGCCCTGGTGCCGCAGGACGTGGCGCTGTTCAACGACACCCTGATGGCCAACATCGCCTTCGCGCGTCCGGACGCCTCGGAGGTGGACGTCTGGGCCGCGGCCGAGGCGGCGGAACTGGGCGAGTTCATCCGCAACCTGCCCGAGGGCATGGAGACCAAGGTCGGCGAGCGCGGGCTGAAGCTGTCGGGCGGCGAGCGCCAGCGCGTGGGCATCGCCCGGGCGCTGCTGGCCGACCCCCGCGTGCTGATCCTGGACGAGGCGACCAGCGCCCTGGACAGCCGCACCGAGGCGGCCATCCAGGCCACCCTGCGCAAGGCCCGGGCCGGCCGCACGACCCTGGTAGTGGCCCACCGCCTGTCGACCATCGCCGACGCCGACGAGATCATCGTGCTGCGCCGGGGAAAGGTCGTGGAGCGCGGCGCCCACGCGGCGCTTTTGGAGGCCGGCGGCGAATACGCGGCGTTGTGGCGGCGGCAGACTCGGGAGAAACCTGTGGAAGCGGGGGCGGTCGTCGATTGA
- a CDS encoding TIGR00730 family Rossman fold protein produces the protein MTDLSSGQAAVAEPAAAAKAVCVYCGSSNTADPAFLEAAFQIGGDFARAGLKLVYGGGGVGLMGAAARGAHAAGGRVLGIIPKFLRGREQPFDDVETVIVTSMHERKMMMFERSDAFVVLPGGIGTLEEIIELLSWRRLDLHRKPIVFHNPGGFWDPLFALLRHTIDQGLTPPSLADCWRVAEKAGDITPTLLAWLAETGGEDAASNVRLLT, from the coding sequence ATGACCGACCTGTCCAGCGGCCAAGCCGCCGTCGCGGAGCCCGCCGCGGCCGCCAAGGCCGTCTGCGTCTATTGCGGCTCGTCGAACACGGCCGACCCGGCGTTCCTGGAAGCGGCGTTCCAGATCGGCGGCGACTTCGCCAGGGCCGGCCTGAAACTGGTCTATGGCGGCGGCGGCGTGGGGCTGATGGGCGCGGCCGCGCGGGGCGCCCACGCGGCCGGCGGACGGGTGCTGGGCATCATCCCCAAGTTCCTGCGCGGCCGCGAGCAGCCGTTCGACGACGTCGAGACTGTGATCGTCACCTCGATGCATGAGCGCAAGATGATGATGTTCGAGCGATCGGACGCCTTCGTGGTGCTGCCCGGCGGCATCGGCACCCTGGAGGAGATCATCGAACTCCTGTCCTGGCGGCGCCTGGACCTGCACCGCAAGCCGATCGTCTTCCACAATCCCGGCGGCTTCTGGGACCCGCTGTTCGCCCTGCTGCGCCACACCATCGACCAGGGCCTGACTCCACCCTCCCTGGCGGACTGCTGGCGGGTGGCGGAGAAGGCGGGCGACATCACGCCGACTCTGCTTGCCTGGCTGGCGGAAACCGGCGGTGAAGACGCCGCGTCAAACGTTCGTTTGTTGACTTAG
- a CDS encoding CC_3452 family protein translates to MRILMTALVAASALSTAGMATSAFAAEGAVLKLKAPSKAPTLIQDGAMWRCNGDVCAAPQVKSLPIGRACRKVAAELGPIVSFNYRGQDLDAAGLADCNTVAKS, encoded by the coding sequence ATGCGTATCTTAATGACCGCGCTGGTCGCGGCCTCCGCCCTGTCCACTGCTGGTATGGCGACCAGCGCCTTCGCCGCCGAAGGCGCGGTTCTCAAGCTGAAGGCGCCCAGCAAGGCGCCCACCCTGATCCAGGACGGCGCCATGTGGCGCTGCAACGGCGACGTCTGCGCCGCCCCTCAGGTCAAGTCCCTGCCGATCGGCCGCGCCTGCCGCAAGGTCGCCGCCGAGCTCGGCCCGATCGTCAGCTTCAACTATCGCGGCCAGGACCTGGACGCCGCCGGCCTCGCCGACTGCAATACGGTCGCCAAGTCGTAA
- a CDS encoding acyl-CoA dehydrogenase family protein, with the protein MDFNFTEEQSMVRDTVASFLQDKYDFETRRKIVASESGWRADYWKAFAEELGILGASFSEELGGLGGGAIDNMIIMEEFGKALVIEPYLGTVVIGGGFMKHSGYAGAASVIEGIVGGTTTIAFAYAEPQARYTWRDLKTTARKDGAGYVLNGHKAVVVGAPFATHLVVTARTGGAQRDAGGVSVFLIDKSLPGVVTRDYPTVDGGRASEVYFENVSIPADALIGEEGGGLPLVDKVIDEATAAVGAEAVGVLRKLHEGTLDYAKQRKQFGTAISNFQVLQHRMVDMFIEVEQAVSMTYMATIKLDESDDERAKAVSAAKVRIGRACKFVGQNAIQIHGGMGMTDELAIGHYFKRASIIEGLFGSVDHHLKRYESLSFGPASSQAA; encoded by the coding sequence ATGGACTTCAACTTCACCGAAGAGCAGTCGATGGTTCGCGACACGGTCGCGAGCTTCCTGCAGGACAAGTACGACTTCGAGACCCGCCGCAAGATCGTGGCGTCCGAGAGCGGATGGCGCGCCGACTACTGGAAGGCCTTCGCCGAGGAGCTCGGCATCCTGGGCGCCTCGTTCAGCGAGGAACTGGGCGGCCTGGGCGGCGGCGCGATCGACAACATGATCATCATGGAGGAGTTCGGCAAGGCGCTGGTCATCGAGCCCTATCTGGGCACGGTGGTGATCGGCGGCGGCTTCATGAAGCACTCGGGCTACGCCGGCGCGGCGTCGGTGATCGAGGGCATCGTCGGCGGGACCACGACCATCGCCTTCGCCTATGCCGAGCCGCAGGCCCGCTACACCTGGCGCGACCTGAAGACCACGGCCAGGAAGGATGGCGCGGGCTATGTCCTGAACGGCCACAAGGCCGTGGTGGTCGGCGCGCCGTTCGCTACCCACCTGGTGGTCACGGCCCGCACGGGCGGCGCGCAACGCGACGCCGGCGGGGTTTCGGTGTTCCTGATCGACAAGAGCCTGCCGGGCGTCGTCACCCGCGACTATCCCACGGTCGACGGCGGCCGCGCTTCGGAGGTCTATTTCGAGAACGTCTCGATCCCGGCCGACGCCCTGATCGGCGAAGAGGGGGGCGGCCTGCCGCTGGTCGACAAGGTGATCGACGAGGCCACGGCCGCCGTCGGGGCCGAGGCCGTGGGCGTGCTGCGCAAGCTGCACGAGGGCACGCTGGATTACGCCAAGCAGCGCAAGCAGTTCGGCACGGCCATCTCCAACTTCCAGGTGCTGCAGCATCGGATGGTCGACATGTTCATCGAGGTCGAGCAGGCCGTGTCGATGACCTACATGGCCACCATCAAGCTGGACGAGAGCGACGACGAGCGCGCCAAGGCCGTCTCGGCCGCCAAGGTCCGCATCGGCCGGGCCTGCAAGTTCGTGGGCCAGAACGCCATCCAGATCCACGGCGGCATGGGCATGACCGACGAGCTGGCCATCGGCCACTATTTCAAGCGCGCCTCGATCATCGAGGGCCTGTTCGGATCGGTCGACCACCACCTGAAGCGCTACGAATCGCTGTCGTTCGGACCAGCGAGCAGCCAGGCGGCCTGA
- a CDS encoding endonuclease domain-containing protein, which yields MGVSARTPGPLHTSERADRAARRMRREPTLAEKLFWKALRKIEIPGSHFRRQSSLGPYVVDFVCHHHRVIIEVDGGIHDLPHVASRDADRQSWLESRGYTVIRIPNELAIYDPHTAVQRVISILDAGSPTPNPSPQGGGER from the coding sequence GTGGGGGTGTCAGCACGAACGCCAGGACCTTTGCACACATCCGAGCGGGCCGATCGAGCAGCCCGTCGAATGCGTCGCGAGCCGACCCTGGCCGAAAAGCTGTTCTGGAAGGCGTTGCGAAAGATCGAGATCCCTGGATCGCACTTTCGCCGCCAGTCTTCCCTGGGCCCCTACGTCGTGGACTTCGTCTGCCACCATCATCGTGTGATCATCGAGGTGGACGGTGGAATTCACGACTTGCCCCACGTGGCGTCCCGTGACGCCGACCGCCAATCCTGGCTTGAATCGCGTGGCTATACGGTCATCCGTATTCCAAACGAGTTGGCCATCTACGACCCGCATACCGCCGTCCAGCGCGTAATCTCGATCCTCGACGCTGGCTCCCCCACCCCCAACCCCTCCCCGCAAGGGGGAGGGGAGCGATAA